Proteins encoded within one genomic window of Macrotis lagotis isolate mMagLag1 chromosome 3, bilby.v1.9.chrom.fasta, whole genome shotgun sequence:
- the PITPNM1 gene encoding membrane-associated phosphatidylinositol transfer protein 1 isoform X1 — MAVPPHPTLQEARRGAAGGQRLRWPGSGQPGTMLIKEYHILLPMSLEEYQVAQLYMIQKKSREESSGEGSGVEILANRPYEDGPGGSGQYTHKVYHVGSHIPGWFRALLPKAALQVEEESWNAYPYTRTRYTCPFVEKFSIEIETYYRPDGGQQPNVFNLSGAERRQRILDTIDIVRDPVAPGEYKAEEDPRLYRSTKTGRGPLGDDWARLAAQSGPLMCAYKLCKVEFRYWGMQAKIEQFIHDVGLRRVMLRAHRQAWCWQDEWTELSMADIRALEEETARMLARKMAKCTTPEEEGAEPPGKPEVEARSSSSQVGTPEGPEGPAPADVSPDTDSFSKQWSSSPRSSYSSQHGGGASPQSLSEWRMQNIARDSENSSEDEFFDAHEGFSDSEDVFPKEITKWNSNDFIDSFASPAVVEVAEEALDPIDPGAEVTKGEEEGEAEMSRDSEGLGAGDLVPKACAVHALFLILHSGNILDSGPGDLDSKQADVQTLSTAFDAITRVHFPEALGHVALRLVPCPPICAAAYALVSNLSPYSHDGDSLSRSQDHIPLAALPLLATSSSRYQGAVTTVITRTNQAYTAFLRSPEGAGFCGQVVLIGDGVGGILGFDALCYSSNASLGSLGSSRRGSVNELLSPEQGPGRDPLADGVETLGRASPEPGSLSAQRLPSDSPALELDSLSSSCSLQAGTSPAEPRRGSTVSCPAPEATDGPTRLDFKVSGFFLFGSPLGLVLALRKTVMPALEVAQMRPACEQIYNLFHAADPCASRLEPLLAPKFQAIAPLTVPRYQKFPLGDGSSLLLADTLQTHSGLFLEEMEMMVPSTPTSASGGFWRGNELGSEPPAPANAPSTASEVVKILERWWGSKRIDYSLYCPEALTAFPTVTLPHLFHASYWESADVVAFILRQVIEKERPQLAECEEPSMYSPAFPREKWQRKRTQVKIRNVTSNHRASDIIVCEGRPQVLSGRFMYGPLDVVTLTGEKVDVYIMTQPLSGKWIHFGTEVTNSSGRLTFPVPPERSLGIGVYPVRMVVRGDHTHAECCLTVVARGTEAVVFSIDGSFTASVSIMGSDPKVRAGAVDVVRHWQDSGYLIVYVTGRPDMQKHRVVAWLSQHNFPHGVVSFCDGLTHDPLRQKAMFLQSLIQEVELNIVAGYGSPKDVAVYGALGLPPSQTYIVGRVVRKLQSQCQFLSEGYVAHLAQLETGAHPHAPQTSTRTALAKSSYVAAPVDFLRKQSQLLRSRGPSQADREGPGTPPTALARSKTRSISLKLDSEE; from the exons ATGGCGGTCCCCCCCCACCCAACACTCCAG GAGGCGAGGCGAGGCGCGGCAGGCGGGCAGCGGCTCCGCTGGCCGGGCAGCGGGCAGCCGGGCACCATGCTGATCAAGGAATACCACATCCTCCTGCCCATGAGCCTGGAGGAGTACCAGGTGGCCCAGCTGTACATGATCCAG AAGAAGAGCCGAGAAGAGTCCAGTGGCGAGGGCAGCGGGGTGGAAATCTTGGCCAACAGGCCCTACGAAGATGGGCCGGGGGGCAGTGGGCAGTATACCCACAAAGTCTACCACGTGGGCTCCCATATCCCTGGGTGGTTCCGGGCCCTGTTGCCCAAGGCTGCCCTGCAGGTGGAGGAGGAGTCTTGGAATGCCTACCCCTACACCAGGACCCG CTACACCTGCCCCTTCGTGGAGAAATTCTCCATTGAGATAGAAACCTACTACCGGCCAGACGGGGGTCAGCAGCCCAACGTCTTCAACCTGAGTGGGGCGGAGAGGAGGCAGCGCATCCTGG ATACCATCGACATTGTCCGGGATCCCGTGGCCCCTGGCGAGTACAAAGCTGAGGAGGACCCGCGGCTATACCGCTCTACCAAGACAGGCCGGGGTCCCCTCGGGGACGACTGGGCACGGCTGGCTGCTCAGTCGGGCCCCCTGATGTGTGCCTACAAACTCTGCAAGGTGGAATTCCGCTACTGGGGCATGCAGGCCAAGATCGAACAGTTCATCCATGATGTGG GTCTACGGAGGGTGATGCTTCGAGCCCACCGCCAGGCCTGGTGCTGGCAGGATGAATGGACGGAGCTCAGCATGGCGGACATCCGGGCTCTGGAGGAGGAGACCGCCCGCATGCTGGCCAGAAAGATGGCCAAGTGCACCACCCCTGAGGAGGAAGGCGCCGAACCCCCCGGGAAGCCCGAGGTCGAGGCCCGGAGCTCTTCCAGCCAAGTGGGCACTCCTGAGGGGCCAGAGGGCCCAGCCCCGGCCGATGTGTCCCCAGACACTGACAGCTTTTCCAAACAGTGGTCTTCCTCCCCTCGGTCCTCCTACTCCTCCCAGCATGGag GGGGGGCGTCCCCACAGAGCTTGTCCGAGTGGCGAATGCAGAATATTGCCCGCGACTCAGAAAACAGCTCCGAGGATGAATTCTTTGATGCACATG AAGGCTTCTCGGACAGTGAGGACGTTTTCCCCAAGGAGATAACCAAGTGGAACTCCAACGACTTCATCGACTCCTTTGCCTCCCCAGCTGTGGTCGAAGTGGCCGAAGAGGCTCTGG ACCCTATAGACCCTGGGGCCGAGGTCActaagggagaagaggaaggtgaGGCAGAAATGTCCAGGGACTCTGAG gggctgggggctggggaCCTGGTGCCCAAGGCCTGTGCCGTGCACGCCCTCTTCCTCATCCTGCACAGCGGGAACATTCTGGACTCTGGCCCAGGAGACCTGGACTCCAAGCAGGCCGACGTACAGACCCTGAGTACAGCCTTCGATGCCATCACCCGGGTCCACTTCCCTGAGGCCTTAGGTCACGTAGCCCTGCGCCTGGTGCCCTGCCCACCCATCTGTGCTGCCGCCTACGCCCTCGTCTCCAA tctgaGTCCCTACAGTCACGATGGGGACAGCCTGTCGCGCTCCCAGGACCACATCCCCCTGGCCGCCCTGCCCCTGCTAGCCACCTCCTCCTCCCGCTACCAAGGAGCAGTGACCACCGTTATCACCCGCACCAACCAGGCCTACACTGCCTTCCTGCGCTCCCCCGAAGGCGCCGGCTTCTGTGGGCAG GTGGTGCTGATTGGAGATGGTGTTGGTGGCATCCTGGGCTTCGATGCATTGTGCTACAGCAGCAATGCCAGTTTGGGGAGCCTGGGCAGCAGCCGCCGGGGCAGCGTG aACGAGTTGCTGTCCCCGGAGCAAGGCCCAGGACGGGATCCACTGGCCGATGGCGTGGAGACCCTGGGCCGGGCCAGCCCAGAGCCTGGCTCTCTTTCTGCCCAACGCCTGCCCAGTGACAGCCCGGCCCTGGAGCTGGACTCCCTGTCCTCTTCCTGCAG CCTGCAGGCTGGCACGTCCCCAGCAGAACCCCGGCGGGGGAGCACCGTCTCCTGCCCAGCCCCAGAGGCCACGGACGGCCCCACCCGCCTTGACTTCAAGGTGTCTGGCTTCTTCCTCTTTGGCTCACCCCTGGGCCTGGTGCTAGCCCTCCGCAAGACCGTGATGCCCGCCCTGGAGG TGGCCCAGATGCGCCCGGCCTGTGAGCAGATCTACAATCTCTTTCACGCTGCTGACCCCTGTGCCTCCCGCCTGGAGCCTCTGCTGGCCCCCAAGTTCCAGGCCATTGCCCCCCTGACTGTGCCCCGCTATCAGAAATTCCCCCTGGGAGATGGCAGCTCCCTGTTGCTAG CTGACACTTTACAGACCCACTCGGGTCTCTTCTTGGAGGAAATGGAGATGATGGTGCCATCCACCCCGACCTCAGCCAGCGGGGGCTTCTGGCGGGGCAACGAGCTGGGCTCTGAGCCCCCAGCCCCAGCCAATGCCCCTAGCACAGCCAGTGAGGTAGTCAAAA TCCTGGAGCGCTGGTGGGGGTCCAAGCGCATCGACTATTCCCTCTACTGCCCGGAGGCTCTCACGGCCTTCCCTACGGTGACGCTGCCCCATCTCTTCCACGCCAGCTACTGGGAGTCTGCAGATGTGGTGGCCTTCATTTTGCGACag GTCATTGAGAAGGAGAGGCCCCAGCTGGCTGAGTGCGAGGAACCGTCCATGTATAGCCCGGCCTTTCCTCGGGAGAAGTGGCAGAGGAAGAGGACCCAAGTCAAGATTCGG AACGTGACCTCCAACCATAGGGCGAGTGACATTATCGTATGTGAGGGTCGGCCACAGGTGTTGAGTGGCCGCTTCATGTATGGGCCCCTGGATGTGGTGACGCTGACCGGAGAAAAG GTGGATGTCTACATCATGACCCAACCCCTCTCCGGAAAGTGGATTCACTTTGGCACTGAAGTAACCAACAGCTCTGGCCGGCTCACCTTTCCCGTGCCTCCAGAGCGCTCCCTGGGCATCGGCGTCTACCCTGTCCGGATGGTGGTCAG GGGAGATCACACTCATGCCGAATGTTGTCTGACCGTGGTGGCCCGTGGGACCGAGGCCGTGGTGTTCAGTATTGACGGATCCTTCACCGCCAGCGTCTCCATCATGGGCAGCGACCCCAAAGTGAGGGCTGGCGCAGTCGATGTCGTCAG ACACTGGCAAGACTCCGGCTACCTGATCGTGTATGTGACGGGCCGGCCAGACATGCAGAAGCACCGCGTGGTGGCCTGGCTTTCCCAGCACAACTTCCCCCACGGGGTGGTCTCCTTCTGCGACGGCCTCACCCATGACCCCCTGCGGCAGAAGGCCATGTTCCTGCAGAGCCTCATACAGGAG GTGGAGCTGAACATCGTAGCCGGCTATGGCTCCCCCAAAGACGTGGCTGTGTACGGGGCGCTTGGCCTCCCTCCCAGCCAGACCTACATTGTGGGCCGTGTCGTCCGCAAGCTTCAGTCTCAGTGTCAG TTCTTGTCTGAAGGCTACGTGGCCCACCTGGCCCAGCTGGAAACAGGAGCCCACCCTCACGCCCCCCAAACCTCAACCAGGACAGCACTGGCCAAGAGTAGTTATGTGGCAGCTCCTGTGGACTTCCTCCGCAAACAGAGCCAACTGCTCCGCTCACGGGGGCCCAGTCAGGCCGATCGTGAGGGGCCAGGGACACCTCCCACTGCCCTGGCCCGGTCCAAGACCCGAAGCATCAGCCTGAAGTTGGACAGTGAGGAGTGA
- the PITPNM1 gene encoding membrane-associated phosphatidylinositol transfer protein 1 isoform X2: MLIKEYHILLPMSLEEYQVAQLYMIQKKSREESSGEGSGVEILANRPYEDGPGGSGQYTHKVYHVGSHIPGWFRALLPKAALQVEEESWNAYPYTRTRYTCPFVEKFSIEIETYYRPDGGQQPNVFNLSGAERRQRILDTIDIVRDPVAPGEYKAEEDPRLYRSTKTGRGPLGDDWARLAAQSGPLMCAYKLCKVEFRYWGMQAKIEQFIHDVGLRRVMLRAHRQAWCWQDEWTELSMADIRALEEETARMLARKMAKCTTPEEEGAEPPGKPEVEARSSSSQVGTPEGPEGPAPADVSPDTDSFSKQWSSSPRSSYSSQHGGGASPQSLSEWRMQNIARDSENSSEDEFFDAHEGFSDSEDVFPKEITKWNSNDFIDSFASPAVVEVAEEALDPIDPGAEVTKGEEEGEAEMSRDSEGLGAGDLVPKACAVHALFLILHSGNILDSGPGDLDSKQADVQTLSTAFDAITRVHFPEALGHVALRLVPCPPICAAAYALVSNLSPYSHDGDSLSRSQDHIPLAALPLLATSSSRYQGAVTTVITRTNQAYTAFLRSPEGAGFCGQVVLIGDGVGGILGFDALCYSSNASLGSLGSSRRGSVNELLSPEQGPGRDPLADGVETLGRASPEPGSLSAQRLPSDSPALELDSLSSSCSLQAGTSPAEPRRGSTVSCPAPEATDGPTRLDFKVSGFFLFGSPLGLVLALRKTVMPALEVAQMRPACEQIYNLFHAADPCASRLEPLLAPKFQAIAPLTVPRYQKFPLGDGSSLLLADTLQTHSGLFLEEMEMMVPSTPTSASGGFWRGNELGSEPPAPANAPSTASEVVKILERWWGSKRIDYSLYCPEALTAFPTVTLPHLFHASYWESADVVAFILRQVIEKERPQLAECEEPSMYSPAFPREKWQRKRTQVKIRNVTSNHRASDIIVCEGRPQVLSGRFMYGPLDVVTLTGEKVDVYIMTQPLSGKWIHFGTEVTNSSGRLTFPVPPERSLGIGVYPVRMVVRGDHTHAECCLTVVARGTEAVVFSIDGSFTASVSIMGSDPKVRAGAVDVVRHWQDSGYLIVYVTGRPDMQKHRVVAWLSQHNFPHGVVSFCDGLTHDPLRQKAMFLQSLIQEVELNIVAGYGSPKDVAVYGALGLPPSQTYIVGRVVRKLQSQCQFLSEGYVAHLAQLETGAHPHAPQTSTRTALAKSSYVAAPVDFLRKQSQLLRSRGPSQADREGPGTPPTALARSKTRSISLKLDSEE, translated from the exons ATGCTGATCAAGGAATACCACATCCTCCTGCCCATGAGCCTGGAGGAGTACCAGGTGGCCCAGCTGTACATGATCCAG AAGAAGAGCCGAGAAGAGTCCAGTGGCGAGGGCAGCGGGGTGGAAATCTTGGCCAACAGGCCCTACGAAGATGGGCCGGGGGGCAGTGGGCAGTATACCCACAAAGTCTACCACGTGGGCTCCCATATCCCTGGGTGGTTCCGGGCCCTGTTGCCCAAGGCTGCCCTGCAGGTGGAGGAGGAGTCTTGGAATGCCTACCCCTACACCAGGACCCG CTACACCTGCCCCTTCGTGGAGAAATTCTCCATTGAGATAGAAACCTACTACCGGCCAGACGGGGGTCAGCAGCCCAACGTCTTCAACCTGAGTGGGGCGGAGAGGAGGCAGCGCATCCTGG ATACCATCGACATTGTCCGGGATCCCGTGGCCCCTGGCGAGTACAAAGCTGAGGAGGACCCGCGGCTATACCGCTCTACCAAGACAGGCCGGGGTCCCCTCGGGGACGACTGGGCACGGCTGGCTGCTCAGTCGGGCCCCCTGATGTGTGCCTACAAACTCTGCAAGGTGGAATTCCGCTACTGGGGCATGCAGGCCAAGATCGAACAGTTCATCCATGATGTGG GTCTACGGAGGGTGATGCTTCGAGCCCACCGCCAGGCCTGGTGCTGGCAGGATGAATGGACGGAGCTCAGCATGGCGGACATCCGGGCTCTGGAGGAGGAGACCGCCCGCATGCTGGCCAGAAAGATGGCCAAGTGCACCACCCCTGAGGAGGAAGGCGCCGAACCCCCCGGGAAGCCCGAGGTCGAGGCCCGGAGCTCTTCCAGCCAAGTGGGCACTCCTGAGGGGCCAGAGGGCCCAGCCCCGGCCGATGTGTCCCCAGACACTGACAGCTTTTCCAAACAGTGGTCTTCCTCCCCTCGGTCCTCCTACTCCTCCCAGCATGGag GGGGGGCGTCCCCACAGAGCTTGTCCGAGTGGCGAATGCAGAATATTGCCCGCGACTCAGAAAACAGCTCCGAGGATGAATTCTTTGATGCACATG AAGGCTTCTCGGACAGTGAGGACGTTTTCCCCAAGGAGATAACCAAGTGGAACTCCAACGACTTCATCGACTCCTTTGCCTCCCCAGCTGTGGTCGAAGTGGCCGAAGAGGCTCTGG ACCCTATAGACCCTGGGGCCGAGGTCActaagggagaagaggaaggtgaGGCAGAAATGTCCAGGGACTCTGAG gggctgggggctggggaCCTGGTGCCCAAGGCCTGTGCCGTGCACGCCCTCTTCCTCATCCTGCACAGCGGGAACATTCTGGACTCTGGCCCAGGAGACCTGGACTCCAAGCAGGCCGACGTACAGACCCTGAGTACAGCCTTCGATGCCATCACCCGGGTCCACTTCCCTGAGGCCTTAGGTCACGTAGCCCTGCGCCTGGTGCCCTGCCCACCCATCTGTGCTGCCGCCTACGCCCTCGTCTCCAA tctgaGTCCCTACAGTCACGATGGGGACAGCCTGTCGCGCTCCCAGGACCACATCCCCCTGGCCGCCCTGCCCCTGCTAGCCACCTCCTCCTCCCGCTACCAAGGAGCAGTGACCACCGTTATCACCCGCACCAACCAGGCCTACACTGCCTTCCTGCGCTCCCCCGAAGGCGCCGGCTTCTGTGGGCAG GTGGTGCTGATTGGAGATGGTGTTGGTGGCATCCTGGGCTTCGATGCATTGTGCTACAGCAGCAATGCCAGTTTGGGGAGCCTGGGCAGCAGCCGCCGGGGCAGCGTG aACGAGTTGCTGTCCCCGGAGCAAGGCCCAGGACGGGATCCACTGGCCGATGGCGTGGAGACCCTGGGCCGGGCCAGCCCAGAGCCTGGCTCTCTTTCTGCCCAACGCCTGCCCAGTGACAGCCCGGCCCTGGAGCTGGACTCCCTGTCCTCTTCCTGCAG CCTGCAGGCTGGCACGTCCCCAGCAGAACCCCGGCGGGGGAGCACCGTCTCCTGCCCAGCCCCAGAGGCCACGGACGGCCCCACCCGCCTTGACTTCAAGGTGTCTGGCTTCTTCCTCTTTGGCTCACCCCTGGGCCTGGTGCTAGCCCTCCGCAAGACCGTGATGCCCGCCCTGGAGG TGGCCCAGATGCGCCCGGCCTGTGAGCAGATCTACAATCTCTTTCACGCTGCTGACCCCTGTGCCTCCCGCCTGGAGCCTCTGCTGGCCCCCAAGTTCCAGGCCATTGCCCCCCTGACTGTGCCCCGCTATCAGAAATTCCCCCTGGGAGATGGCAGCTCCCTGTTGCTAG CTGACACTTTACAGACCCACTCGGGTCTCTTCTTGGAGGAAATGGAGATGATGGTGCCATCCACCCCGACCTCAGCCAGCGGGGGCTTCTGGCGGGGCAACGAGCTGGGCTCTGAGCCCCCAGCCCCAGCCAATGCCCCTAGCACAGCCAGTGAGGTAGTCAAAA TCCTGGAGCGCTGGTGGGGGTCCAAGCGCATCGACTATTCCCTCTACTGCCCGGAGGCTCTCACGGCCTTCCCTACGGTGACGCTGCCCCATCTCTTCCACGCCAGCTACTGGGAGTCTGCAGATGTGGTGGCCTTCATTTTGCGACag GTCATTGAGAAGGAGAGGCCCCAGCTGGCTGAGTGCGAGGAACCGTCCATGTATAGCCCGGCCTTTCCTCGGGAGAAGTGGCAGAGGAAGAGGACCCAAGTCAAGATTCGG AACGTGACCTCCAACCATAGGGCGAGTGACATTATCGTATGTGAGGGTCGGCCACAGGTGTTGAGTGGCCGCTTCATGTATGGGCCCCTGGATGTGGTGACGCTGACCGGAGAAAAG GTGGATGTCTACATCATGACCCAACCCCTCTCCGGAAAGTGGATTCACTTTGGCACTGAAGTAACCAACAGCTCTGGCCGGCTCACCTTTCCCGTGCCTCCAGAGCGCTCCCTGGGCATCGGCGTCTACCCTGTCCGGATGGTGGTCAG GGGAGATCACACTCATGCCGAATGTTGTCTGACCGTGGTGGCCCGTGGGACCGAGGCCGTGGTGTTCAGTATTGACGGATCCTTCACCGCCAGCGTCTCCATCATGGGCAGCGACCCCAAAGTGAGGGCTGGCGCAGTCGATGTCGTCAG ACACTGGCAAGACTCCGGCTACCTGATCGTGTATGTGACGGGCCGGCCAGACATGCAGAAGCACCGCGTGGTGGCCTGGCTTTCCCAGCACAACTTCCCCCACGGGGTGGTCTCCTTCTGCGACGGCCTCACCCATGACCCCCTGCGGCAGAAGGCCATGTTCCTGCAGAGCCTCATACAGGAG GTGGAGCTGAACATCGTAGCCGGCTATGGCTCCCCCAAAGACGTGGCTGTGTACGGGGCGCTTGGCCTCCCTCCCAGCCAGACCTACATTGTGGGCCGTGTCGTCCGCAAGCTTCAGTCTCAGTGTCAG TTCTTGTCTGAAGGCTACGTGGCCCACCTGGCCCAGCTGGAAACAGGAGCCCACCCTCACGCCCCCCAAACCTCAACCAGGACAGCACTGGCCAAGAGTAGTTATGTGGCAGCTCCTGTGGACTTCCTCCGCAAACAGAGCCAACTGCTCCGCTCACGGGGGCCCAGTCAGGCCGATCGTGAGGGGCCAGGGACACCTCCCACTGCCCTGGCCCGGTCCAAGACCCGAAGCATCAGCCTGAAGTTGGACAGTGAGGAGTGA